The Neurospora crassa OR74A linkage group I, whole genome shotgun sequence genome segment CATTCAACGGACCGTTCCCGATCTCGTCTGTAGAATACACACTCTCAGTGTAGTCATTGTTGTCCGTGACCTCAGTTCTATTATTTGAGGCAGGATCGATTTGACCAGAGTAGCGGATGCGCGTGTCGTCTTCTGAGCTGATATGATGAATCGATTCCTGGATCGCCTGTGCTATAGCACTGTATTCAGCCTCCATGGATTCCCGCAAAGTACGCCGGAACGGACTTGTTGTTCGGAACAGATGTGAACTAGGCGTGTTTGAGGCAGCTGAGTTCTGACCAAGGTTGTCGTGAAGCTGTTGGCCTCCAAATGGATGATCCTGAACTCCCCGTACGTCACTGTCGTGCTCTGTGAAGGGATCTTGATGCATTTTCTGTGAGCTAGATGCGGGAGCAGGGGCGGTCTTTGACCTGCCAGCTTGGACGCCAGGTCGAGTACCTTTTGGGTCACCCCATCCGGTCTCGGCAGACCGTGAGGTCATTGCGGACGAGGGACGCATTCTCTCTTGGTGGCCTTGAGCTTCCTGGCATCCAGACAAACTGCTCTTTCTTGAAGCGCGCGTTGGAGTATCGATATGATCTGAATCATGGTAGAAATGTTGTGCTTTGCTCAAAGATCGAAGTGATGATCGTTCGCGGAGAAATGCGTGCGTCAAACTCCCGGGTTCGCGTTGCTGTTCCGCAGTTGGAAATGTCTGGTTGTGCATATCGCGCACCCGCTTCATCAAAGCAGAGTACACTCGTTGACTATCTACACCCAAACCAGGTGGGTTGGTTTGCGTGGTAAATCCATCAAAGCGTTGAAATAACTGAGTCCCGAGGGCTTGTCTGGGGATCGATGGCGAGGGGGCGTGCGTGCCGCCTTCCTTGATAATGGAAAGACGTTGTCGCTCCCACTCTCTCCattcttcttgttgctggCTGGTTAGAGTGCTAGGGCCTGAGTGAACCCAGGTGGTCAATGACTTGTCATCCGAAACATTGCGTTCTCGTTCACTCCTAAGGCTCTCGAGGCTTCCCTTATTTGAGTGATGGAGGTTGGACGGGACAATCTGGAGAGAGGGTATTTTGGAAGCCACTTGATGAATCGAGCCCCATTCGATCTTTTCCGCGACCTCTTGATCTGATGCTGTGGAGTGTATGGACACGACATCGTCCATAACATGGGTTCTCTGAGAGTCGATGTGCTGAACTGGGATTGTGCACGAATCCTCAGATTTGGCCAAACTGAAGAAACTCTTCAGCTTTGTTTTCAAGGATTTGGAGACCTTTCTGGCTTTACGTTTGAACCCATCATCCTTGCCCGAGGGTGTAGTTGGAAGCGTGAGGTTCGGGTTTGTTTCGGCCAAGTCATCGCCCCAGCTGGCGCTCCGAAGCGATTTTCGCATTCTTGGCTCGGCTCTTCGATTCCGTGCACTGAAGATTGTTGAAGCTTTGGAAACAAGACGTGGGGTACCTCGTTCGCTGGCATGGGACCCATTGCCCAGCACACTGGGGGCTTCAAGAGGACTATGCATTTGGTCCAAGCTGGCCCTATGTGTGTCTGATCGGGAGTGAGTGCTCCGGGTCCTCAAGAAACTCATCGACTTTGGAGTTTTCAGCGGCGGCAGTCCCGTCATGGGATCATTCTCCTTGTCATCGGCGACCATCTTGTAGCTTGAATTACCCAGTGTTGACCTGGTAGGAGGTACTCTACCGTTCACAAATGACACGGAGTCGTCTTGGCTTTTCCTGCTTTCGTAATCTTCCGAAGTGAACATTGATCTGGACTTTCTGATACGACGGTATGAAGATGGAGCAGAGGCGATATTATCTTCTGGCGTGTAGTAATCTTCGCTAGAGACAAGAGCATGGAGATAGTCGGCCGCAATACCGGTGACGGGAGCTGAAGGCGAGGTTTTGGGAGGTTGGCATGACTGGTGTAGAATCGAAAGCTCCTTGACGTTGTTGGCCAAACTATAACTGTGAACGCTGCTTGAATCTTGATCGTTGGGTTGCAATTGCGCAGTGTCTTGGCCAATCTCCATAGAGTTTCGTCTGGTGTGGGAGTAAGCACCCTGACCAAGGCCTTTCTCCCCTTTCACAGAACAAGGCCCCATAAACCGCACACTCTGCCTCCGGTGAAGATCTTGGCTGGTTTCCCGTCCGTGATGGGGAATGCAACTTGCTTCAGGCTTAGTGCCGCTCCGAGCTGCTTGTGTCCGACGTGGAGAGGTATCGGGTGTTGGCGGAAACAGTGACATGTCTGCCTTGGCACTCCGATCTTGAGCTCGAGCGTATGCCTGACATGCAGCAACCTGGGCGTCTCGTTGAGCGACGGCTGGATCGAGATGTTCGAGATGGACTCCGTGTGTTGCTGACAAAGTTGATTTGCGGCGTCTGAGATCCGACTTGGACTTGACGCTCTGTCGACGTAGCATCGGACCTGACTGACGGGGGGCAGCAGCCCTTTTTTTTAGACGTAAAGAAGGGTAAGGGGAagagtaattataagagCCGTCAATGATTGCGAATTGGCAAGCGATAGCCTCGTGATTGATCCGCCGTAAAGCTGTGCATCTAACCCTATTTCAGGCGAAATGAGGTCTTTTGGATCGGCGACACCGACAAGAGCTTTGATGGAGCAACTTGGCACGTCAGCGAAATCCAAAAGAGATGAGGGAAAAGCCCGACGAGTTCTTGAAGGGAAATCATTTTTGGTAGTTCTTTCGTGTGCAATAACGAAGGATATGGGCAATTGCCAGAAGAGATGTCGGGAAGTCATAATGACCGAGGTCGGAACCGAGTCTGGCGTTGAAGATCCTTGAATTTCGAGGAAGGTGCACCGCTGCGATTTCTATCAAGCAATAGGTGGTTACTGATTAGAGCTTGTGGAAAGTGCGAATTGGGTTTATACCTACCTTGCTGAATTATGATTCCAGAGAAAGAACGAGCCTGTAAGTTGCAGATTCCGTTGAGATGAGCTACATCTAGGGTCGATGTCGGTGGAGTGCACAAAGATGCTCAAGATAGAACACCGGGATACGTCGGTACCTTGGATCGTCTCAGGGGTTCAAGAGCCGAACCGAGGTCAATACAGATACGCGAAAGCGCCATGGCTGGTACCCATCAAACCAATTGGATAAATGGCGAGCAATGAGAAGGGAGAAGAATCATTGTACCAAAGGCAAACAACCCTGTGTGTTTCTCATGATGGATAGATAGTACCTGATTACGTACGAAAATGCAAACCTTCCCAAACACATCAGTGACCCATATTCTGCATACTGTACATGAAAACTCCCGGGGCTGTCCCACGCCCATCCGAAACCTATCCCAAAACCCAGAGCAGTGCCTGTCCCAACCTAATACCAAAGGGGGCGTCTGAAAACCCCAGTCATAGTCATTGCGCTAAAGATGACACGCTACTAAACAGTCTTCATCACTTTAGTGAGCGATCTCCTCGAGGAActccttgagctcctcctcaaccatGTCGTGGATCTTCTCCGAGAGCTTCTCAGCCTTGTCGGAGAGCGAAGAGACGCCCTTGACGACCTTGCCGGAGATGACCTCGTAGTCGTGCTCAATAGCCTTCTCAAGCTCAGAGACGGAAGAGATCTTGTCAGACTGGGCCTTGGGGGTGGCCTTGTAGCTGCCAGCATCGACAATGGCAGAGTAGTTGCTGCAACCACCACCGTTCCAGGCGAGGAGGTTGGGGGTGTCACGGGGCATGTCGCTGAGGGCACCAACAGTGGCAATCTTGAGAAGGTTggccttcatcttctcggGGGAGATGGTAGCGAGAGAGTACTCAGAGTCGCTGGAAGGCTGGAGAGAAAGGTAGTAGGCGAGAAGGCCGCAAATGTGGGGAGAGGCCATGGAAGTGCCAGAAATGGTGTTGGTGGCATACTTGCTGCCGATCCAGGTGGAGAGAATGCTGAGACCAGGAGCGAAGATGTCAGTGCACTTGCCATAGTTGGAGAAGTAGGCACGGCTGTCATCAATGGCGCTGGCACCGACGGTAACGGCcttggcggcagcagcaggagagtAGTTGCAAGCATCGGCGTTGTCGTTGCCAGCAGCGACGGCGAAGTGAATGCCGACAGAGACAGCAGCGTTGACAGTGTCATCAAGAGCCTGGGTCTTGCCACCACCAAGGGACATGTTGGCGACGGAGCCCTTGAAACCCTTGCGCTTGCCGTCCTTGGCAGCCTTGACCTGCTCGAGATGGGACTTGGCAGCCCACTCAACACCGGCAACGACATCAGCCATGGTACCAGAGCCGTTAGAGCGGAGGACCTTGACGGCATAGACGCTGGCCTTCTTGGCAACACCATACTTCTTTCCAGCGATGGTACCAGAGCAGTGAGTACCATGACCATTTCCGTCCACGTCAGCGTCGCCGTTGGGGATGGTCTTGCCCCACTTGGCACGGCCTTCGAAGTCAACGTGTTCGACGTTGGTACCGGTGTCGATGACATAGGCATCAACACCCTCGCCACCCTCAGCggcatagaggtacttgtTGAAGGTAGCGAAGCTCAGGGTATCACGATGCGAGATACGAGCCAAGCCCCAGGGAGCGGACTTCTCGATGTCGCTGTCGCACTTGCCCTCGGAATCAACATCTTCCGAGACGCTCATGGTGTGGACGATGCTATCACGCTCGATGTACTCGACCTGTTTGGGAAAGCAAGTCAGTAAGATTTCACAGctgctgatggtggtggcgtgGTGTAACTTACATCGGGGTGCCTGCGGACAGCCTCAATGGTGTCCTCGTCGAAGTGGCCCGAGTAGCCCATGAAGTCCTGGCCGATCTTGTATGTGTGCTTGAGCCCGCGGAAGACGTCGTCGACCATGGGGATCTGGCTACGCTTCTTCAGATCCATGCGGGAGGAGTGGATCTTCTGGATCCATGTGTGATGGTCCGAGATCTTGTCGTCGGTGACGTGCTTCTTGAACTTGATGATGTACGAGTTGGGAACGACCTCGGCGTTGGAGGACGAAAGAATGGGTGCAGCATCGCCATGGATCGACTCATGGCTGACTGCTGGGGCCGCCGCAGCACAGGCTGCTAGCGATAGAGCGAGAAGGCCTCTCATGTTGTGTGTTTCTGATTACCGATACCAACGAAAGGAACGGCGTGAAGTCGGTTGAGCCTACGACCTCAAAGAAGGATGCAAAATGGATGTGGGTGAATAGAAGAATCAACCGACAACggcagatgatgatgaggatgatgaggatgatggaagAAGGGATGGGGAGGGCAGACAGGCGGAtgaaggggaaagaagaagggaagacgaGCTCGGCGAGGAAGCACGGGAAGGACGTCCCTGATAAAGACGGGAAACAGGACGGATGCGTAAGCGTGCATCggcctggtgctggtgggTGCTGTTGCCTGTGCCTCAGGGAACCTCCTGTCTGCCCGCAGGCACTCACCCCCAAGGCCCTGGGGACGGCCATCCCTAACCTGAATGGGACTAGCCAAAGGCGGAGCGGCCAATGGCGTGGGCCCGCACATGCTCCACAGGGGGCGACAGGCCTGCATCCGACCGATAAGAGCGGTCACGTCGCGGCTTATCAGTCAATCACCGTCCCTCTCAATCCGAACAGTACGGCAGCCCCGGTCAATCTAGAGGTACACTACTAGTACTTTGCCTTTCGTCGAACTTGGGAACGACAGCCACCTAGCAAGACATGCAAGGAGATTCAGACCTCCCGCATTGGCTTGGACACGTCAACGATCGAACGCTTCGAGAAGAGGACTAAAAACCATGGCCAACAGCCAAGCAAAGGTCGCCGCATTCCCAGTACAacggatgaggaggatggctcCATGGCAAGTAGTGGTTTTGCAGGTAGGAGGAGTATGGCACCTCTACGGGTCTGGATGAGGTGACAACAAACTAAGTGAACGGAGCGGGTTCCCACCTGTCGTACGCACTGCACTGCTACGCTAGCTTATCCTATACAGTACCTATCTCGATATGGACATGTTATATCGCTGATCCATCTTCACCATGAGCCATCCATCTGGCCATCCAACAACCTGCAACGCTTCCCCGGCAAGGCTGCCACCCTGATCGTCAATCGCCAACCATACCTGTGATCACGTCCTGTCGTATCGGTTTGAGAGAGTTGGGGGTCATCATATTGGGTTGGTTGATCTCGCGAAGCTATATTGAGCTTCGGAGCTTTGAACTTGGAGGGCCCGAGGCTGCGAGTAACCGCAACCGTACCATGACAGGTGAGACACTGATTCCACCTCGATACTCAACCCACACTACTAGGCATGCCTGTCGAGCGAATTCATACTGTGCACATGGTACCTTGATCCGTGAGTGCAGGCGAGGCAGGCTAGCGAGAGAGATGGCCCCTCAAAGTAGACGTCTACAACCTAGCTCTTTCGCTCAGGACGCCTCGCTTCATCAGTTTCGACTCGCTAATAAGCAGGTCACCGACTGATCCCAATGATTGGTCTTTTGGCAAGCGATCCAACACTGTCCTTACGAATCCAGTCCAGCTTGCCAGcatgccaagtggaagccaggGGCGGGGGATCTCCGCACCGGAACTGGAGTTCAAGTGGTCATCTGGCATTCGGCACGTGCCAGGTTGTAGGAGGAGGCCCCCTTGTCCCCCACACAATCAACACAGCACGGAGCCCTTCTGACTCAGTTGATGCTGAGCACCAGACCGGAGGTGACAGCGGTCATATCTCACTGTGTTGCACCAGAAGATGGAGTTTGGCTCGAGTGGCTCACGCCTTTGATGGCTTTATCAATGCATCCAATTCAGGTGCAGCAAGGACGACGGCGATAAACCGAGTTCTTGGACAATGCCATCCTGTTGACTCCCGCTGTGTTGGGAGTGGTCAGGCTCCACGGCCAATGGACCCTTGCGGCCTCGGAGAAGCTTAGACTTAGCCCGTTGAAGCCggaaccttgatggctctGGGGACTCGACAACGATTACATCATAGCGCTATCTGTCAGCAGATAACCCTCCAGGGCCTGGAAACACCGCTTTTCAAGTTGCCTTTTGCGTGCTCCCCTCTGGTTCCCTCGATAGCGGAAGCGGTGAGGTATGGGACGAGCGAATGGAGATGTCAGCCCCGTACTTGTCGCGTTAGCCCAGGACCTGAACGCGAGTGGTGCGTTGGATGTGGACAATGAACGGCGCATGAGAACGCAAGGCACGACGAGGCAAGCAGCGTGTCGCGTAAGTGGAGGCTGGGGCCGACCAGGGTTCGTTATCGGTTTCGGCTTTTATCAGCTACCAATCAGTATCCCGGAAGGGGTGATGTAATGGTCGTTTGAGCAACAGACACGACTACCTCGCTCAGTGTCTTGGAAGTTGGAAGAGCTGCACGTTGAACCATTGTTGGCAAATGTTTCAGAGAGCTGTTTCTTGTTATAAATGGCTGCTTCAGTACGCTATAAAGTGAACGTGAGATTTTGCTCGGTTTTCAGGCTTCTTGATGACAATGACAGTTGTCAGTGTTGACTCGAGACGCCGGAGCTTATTACACTAGAACTAACTGTGGGAATCCTACCCAGAAAGCGGTCAGCCCTTTTTAGCTTTCGGATGCGCTGGCGATTTCACCATATCAAGCGGTCAATAACGAAACTCACGTGCATGCTGTTGATACGCCTTGCCAATGAAATACAAAAGAGTCATCGGCAGCCTACCGTATTGTTTCGAAGTTGGAAGTCGTCCAAACAGAAAAAGGCCAGTGTCTCGAAGGTCGACCTACACCTACATAAGAGATACAAACAAACAAGTCTGATCTGGAAAGTGAAGACGCTGTGCAGACTGTACATAAGAACGGAAGCCTCAAGCCACTTTGCCATTTATAGCTAGCACCCACAACAGCCAAAGAGACGTGTTACGAATCGACTAAGCATTGTAGGTGCGCGACAGTGGTTTCCTATGCCTTGAGGTTATTGTCGTTGTGGTTATCGTGAACATCATTTCGGTCGAAAACCCTCGTTTACTGAGTGCAAGGACCTCTCACCGAAGCGGCATGCAACAGAATAAGACCAGCtacttagaggtaggtacttgcCTCCTCTTACCTTCCAGATTATAAAGGGAGGGCGCCGAAATTTTGGGAGAGTATGGACCAAGCACATTGCAAGTTTTCGAGAAACCACTTTGTCATGATGAGCGTCGAACTTTGGCTTATCCACTTTATGCAATAGGATATCAACGCCTTTGTACATGTGTTGCAACTACGATGCCACGAGATCGGCGTCAGCGAAACCTGCGATATGGAAATCTCGCCATCAAAAAGGAAGTATCATGTTGTTCGGTGCAAGTCGGTCCAACCTCATCGGCATCGTCAGGATATTGAAGCCAGTTCCGAGTTCACTTATCACAAATTGAAGATGCATGAAAATATCAACGAGAAGAGTCAGAAACAGTCAGTTGCTGGAGCTCAAGGTATCATTCATGAGCTGCCTCCCGTACCTGAAATGCCTAGTATATAATGTCAAAATCCACATTCAGTTGAAGTGGAAGCACGGACATTTGCGGTTCTGCCCCGTAATCGAGTCCACCAAGCGCTGTTAAACGAACATGGAAGCTTGGTAAGTATCATCCGAACCCAAATTGCTCACGTCCGGGTCCAGATTTGGCGGAGTTCAAATCTCGCGAGAAATGACAAGTCCAAATACAGGCAATTTGTTGCGCAACGATTGAAGTCAAGCGAAGTGTGAGTTAGGTCCCCTGAAATCCGTATTAGGCAGGCACCGCCACAAGTGGGCTACCCGGGCTACAAGTACGCCTCTTGCTTCCAGCCAGGCAACCTGAGGGGAGCCGCCGTCCGTCTCGCGCTCTTGCCGGCAGAAGGCTACCTACGCTATCCATATCCACTATAGTTGTACAGTTAGGTTACCTAGGGTAGAGGTATAGACCACTGGGCCACTGGACCGCACCAACATTACAGGGGCTCGCTGGCTCCTGTCATcggaagtagaggtagatggAAGCCGCAATGGAACCTAACCGTCCACTTGCCTGGGTAGCTCGAGGCTGAACACGAGAAGACGGGAGCTTCAATCTTATTTGCACGACCCGCACCTTAGATGTCTCTACCTAGGGACGCGTGGTGGGCATCACAGAAACCACACGCAGCCAAGGACAACAGACCGGCAATTCTATCTTCTTGTGATACTATATTCCAACCAGTCTTTCCATTCTGTTTCTGTTCTTTCCTCTTGATGCCCCAATCCGGCCACCCCGTCTTTGCCATACAACCAAGACGACAACACACAATTGCAGCCGTCCATCTTATGAACTGCTTGAAACCAAAAGACACCTAGGTACGGAGGCTGGACCCCCTGGCTACAGTCGCTTGGCACGCGGTGGATGCTTTTTCGATCTGCATCCCGGCTACGTTAGGCATTGAGCTGGGGATGGTGCTGTGAGGGCTCTCCTCAGACCATTTTCGAGATTGCCCCGTTGTCTTCCCATGAAGGCCGTCCTGGACATACCCCTAGACCCGCGCTGGGTGCTAGGGACTTTGCAACGTCGACCTACTTAGGCATTTGATACATGATTATTCAAACACACATTCGTCGCCGAACCACGACTCTACTATAGACTACACGATGCTCGCCGTGCGATCACGGCAATACCGGTCGTCGAcctcggcttcggcggccCAGACCTCCAAGGCGGCCGAAGTCCTCCAGAGCCTCCTCGACCGTCTTGTAGCTACGACGAACGCGCCGGGAGCCAACGGTTATCCCGACATAGACGAGCTGATAGACCATATAAGAAGGATACACCAACATATAGCAGCAGCGCGACCTCCCTCCCCACCACAAGACGACTTCCGCCATCTGCACGGCTTCCAGACCCTTCTCGATGTCCTGCGATCATTCTCGGGCTTCTATAACCCGCAAAAGCGCACCGAATCCGAGCGAGTTGGCTTGTTCGACTTGCTACATGTCATCCTGGCCACCATATCGGCCCTCTTCCGAGGACACCCCGGCAATAGACGCTATTTCCAGGACAGGGTTGAAGGTGGAGGTTGGGAGGCCCTGGAGCAGATAATTGCCAGCATTGGGGTCGGAGGAGGCGACTCGGATCTCTGGACAAACTGCCAGCTATTTGGAAAGctgctttctttttccctcgATGATCAACGTCTCGAC includes the following:
- a CDS encoding serine protease p2, which translates into the protein MRGLLALSLAACAAAAPAVSHESIHGDAAPILSSSNAEVVPNSYIIKFKKHVTDDKISDHHTWIQKIHSSRMDLKKRSQIPMVDDVFRGLKHTYKIGQDFMGYSGHFDEDTIEAVRRHPDVEYIERDSIVHTMSVSEDVDSEGKCDSDIEKSAPWGLARISHRDTLSFATFNKYLYAAEGGEGVDAYVIDTGTNVEHVDFEGRAKWGKTIPNGDADVDGNGHGTHCSGTIAGKKYGVAKKASVYAVKVLRSNGSGTMADVVAGVEWAAKSHLEQVKAAKDGKRKGFKGSVANMSLGGGKTQALDDTVNAAVSVGIHFAVAAGNDNADACNYSPAAAAKAVTVGASAIDDSRAYFSNYGKCTDIFAPGLSILSTWIGSKYATNTISGTSMASPHICGLLAYYLSLQPSSDSEYSLATISPEKMKANLLKIATVGALSDMPRDTPNLLAWNGGGCSNYSAIVDAGSYKATPKAQSDKISSVSELEKAIEHDYEVISGKVVKGVSSLSDKAEKLSEKIHDMVEEELKEFLEEIAH